In Halobaculum sp. XH14, a single genomic region encodes these proteins:
- a CDS encoding methylated-DNA--[protein]-cysteine S-methyltransferase produces the protein MDDSFTLETPGGTLTLDDSFLDASRDDVREQAAAYAAGERTAFDVTVRYPDSFTGDVMRAMAAIPYGETRTYGELAADLDTSPVAVGGACGRNPVPLVVPCHRVVGADGLRGFSGDGGVAHKRALLEHEGAFPHCADDGLTRQATL, from the coding sequence ATGGACGACTCGTTCACGCTGGAGACGCCGGGCGGGACGCTCACCCTCGACGACTCGTTCCTGGACGCGTCCCGGGACGACGTCCGCGAGCAGGCGGCGGCGTACGCCGCCGGCGAGCGCACGGCGTTCGACGTGACCGTCCGCTACCCCGACTCGTTCACCGGTGACGTGATGCGCGCGATGGCGGCCATCCCGTACGGCGAAACGCGGACGTACGGCGAACTCGCGGCCGACCTCGACACCAGCCCCGTCGCGGTCGGGGGCGCCTGCGGGCGGAACCCGGTCCCGCTGGTCGTCCCGTGTCACCGCGTCGTCGGCGCCGACGGCCTGCGCGGGTTCTCCGGTGACGGCGGCGTCGCCCACAAGCGCGCCCTGCTGGAACACGAGGGGGCGTTCCCCCACTGTGCGGACGACGGGCTGACGCGGCAGGCCACGCTGTAG
- a CDS encoding carbohydrate ABC transporter permease, protein MSTETRGRDDSLLASIDGYRVALYATLGLLVAFFLAPIEAGLVTSFKTTGAVTGTAPYAPPIWPFTEFPADGATLAKYQRAFDTLTVGVFNSLLYAVPATILSALIGSLTAYGLTLVDWKYQVPVLMLFVAGVFIPYQAVLVPLSQVFNVLSLGQLPIWGLLGIPSEYAGIIELIIAHVAYGLPICTILFRSYYQSMSTEMLESARLDGATLRRIYRRIVFPLSTPMFAVVLIYQFTQIWNDLLFALILVSSASSPAAPVTLKLAGLGASLEGVDFGLRMAGAFVAALPTLVVYIAFGEEFAEGVAT, encoded by the coding sequence ATGAGTACCGAGACACGCGGACGCGACGACTCCCTGCTCGCGTCCATCGACGGCTACCGCGTCGCGCTGTACGCGACGCTCGGACTGCTCGTGGCGTTCTTCCTCGCCCCCATCGAGGCGGGGCTCGTCACGTCGTTCAAGACCACCGGCGCGGTCACCGGGACGGCCCCGTACGCGCCGCCGATCTGGCCGTTCACCGAGTTCCCGGCCGACGGGGCGACGCTGGCGAAGTACCAGCGGGCGTTCGACACCCTGACCGTCGGAGTGTTCAACAGCCTGCTGTACGCCGTTCCGGCGACCATCCTGTCGGCGCTCATCGGGAGCCTCACGGCCTACGGACTGACGCTGGTCGACTGGAAGTACCAGGTTCCGGTGCTGATGCTGTTCGTCGCGGGCGTCTTCATCCCGTACCAGGCGGTGCTGGTTCCGCTCTCGCAGGTGTTCAACGTCCTGTCGCTGGGACAGCTTCCGATCTGGGGGCTGCTCGGCATCCCGTCGGAGTACGCCGGGATCATCGAACTCATCATCGCCCACGTCGCGTACGGGCTCCCGATCTGTACGATCCTCTTCCGGTCGTACTACCAGTCGATGAGCACGGAGATGCTCGAGTCCGCCCGGCTCGACGGCGCGACGCTGCGGCGCATCTACCGCCGCATCGTCTTCCCGCTGTCGACGCCGATGTTCGCGGTCGTGCTCATCTACCAGTTCACCCAGATCTGGAACGACCTGCTGTTCGCGCTCATCCTGGTCTCATCGGCCTCGAGCCCGGCCGCACCCGTGACCCTCAAGCTCGCGGGGCTCGGAGCGTCGCTCGAAGGGGTCGACTTCGGGCTTCGGATGGCCGGCGCGTTCGTCGCCGCGCTGCCGACGCTCGTCGTCTACATCGCATTCGGCGAGGAGTTCGCCGAGGGGGTCGCAACGTAA
- a CDS encoding FAD-binding and (Fe-S)-binding domain-containing protein gives MSSDAPTPSGDPALEGADYDFTSEEVARPDLVAALETRVEGDVRFDTYSRQLYATDASAYEVTPIGVVLPRSTGDVAAVMGYCADEGIPVLPRGGGTSLAGQTVNEAVVLDFTRYMDGILGTDADARRARVQAGCILGDLNEALAPDGLKFAPDPAWRDKSAMGGAVGNNSTGSHSLKYGKTDAYVEECEVVLADGSVETFGDVAVETMREAGDPDGSVRERIYAEVVRILEEDADAVEERFPDMKRNVSGYNLDVLVEEANGERGEADVVNLGRLMAGSEGTLAVVTEVEVSLVPVPETKAVALLTYSSLADAMEDVGPILEHDPAAVEVMDDVFLGLARETAEFGPVVDLLPEGTDSVLLVEFYAGDDAEGRGKVADLVADRVPGTETDADPTEGRVEADAPVRAEAALEAHDADRRATFWKMRKAGMPILLSRTSDAKHISYIEDCAVPPEHLAEYVAGFEEILADNDTFAAFYAHAGPGVLHVRPLVNTKDVDDRETMYDIADRATDLVVEFGGSVSGEHGDGRARTQWNRKLYGDELWETFRSLKTAFDPDWLLNPGNVCGDADLTENLRFDSAYDFDAGFEPELNWRNENGFAGMAELCHGCGGCRGKQSTTGGVMCPTFRAANEEIQSTRGRANLLRQSFSGDLPGDPFTDEFREEVLDLCVGCKGCKVNCPSGVDLAKLKAEVVHEHHEREGASLRERLFAEVNTLSKLGSALAPVSNWASDLPGADVVTEHALGIARERDLPTFHRETLRDWFASRGGPAIPEADADRVAVLLPDTYTNYNHPDAGKAAVRALEAAGVRVELADVEDTGRPAHSLGFLDRAREHLDEAVADLAPRIREGRDVVVVEPSEAVMLQSDMLDFRGEVVEDPDPTGDEVVAPDEDAALVANNTYGVMEYVDAFRLDEAMAFGRDGDDGGDERGRGGGAADESLTYHGHCHQKATKKDHHAVGVLRRAGYDVDPLDSTCCGMAGSFGYEAEHYSMSKAVAGILYDQVEGSRGDTVVAPGASCRSQLEDRDGAEEPPHPVEKLADALADE, from the coding sequence ATGAGTTCCGACGCACCGACTCCCTCCGGCGATCCGGCGCTGGAGGGGGCGGACTACGACTTCACCTCCGAGGAGGTCGCCCGACCGGACCTGGTTGCCGCCCTGGAGACGCGCGTCGAGGGCGACGTCCGCTTCGACACCTACTCCAGACAGCTGTACGCGACGGACGCGTCGGCCTACGAGGTGACGCCGATCGGCGTCGTGCTCCCCCGCTCGACCGGGGACGTCGCCGCGGTGATGGGCTACTGCGCGGACGAGGGGATTCCGGTGTTGCCGCGCGGGGGCGGCACCTCGCTCGCGGGCCAGACGGTGAACGAGGCGGTCGTGCTGGATTTCACCAGATACATGGACGGCATCCTCGGGACGGACGCGGACGCCCGTCGCGCGCGGGTCCAGGCGGGGTGCATCCTCGGCGATCTGAACGAGGCGCTCGCGCCCGACGGCCTGAAGTTCGCGCCGGACCCCGCCTGGCGCGACAAGTCGGCGATGGGCGGCGCGGTCGGCAACAACTCCACCGGGTCACACTCGCTGAAGTACGGGAAGACGGACGCGTACGTCGAGGAATGCGAGGTGGTGCTCGCCGACGGGAGCGTCGAGACGTTCGGCGACGTCGCGGTCGAGACGATGCGCGAGGCGGGCGACCCGGACGGGAGCGTCCGCGAACGGATCTACGCCGAGGTCGTCCGGATCCTCGAGGAGGACGCCGACGCCGTCGAGGAGCGGTTCCCGGACATGAAGCGGAACGTGTCGGGGTACAACCTGGACGTGCTCGTCGAGGAGGCGAACGGCGAGCGGGGTGAGGCGGACGTGGTCAACCTCGGCCGGCTCATGGCCGGCAGCGAGGGGACGCTCGCGGTCGTCACCGAGGTCGAGGTGTCGCTCGTCCCCGTGCCCGAGACGAAGGCGGTCGCGCTGCTCACCTACTCGTCGCTCGCGGACGCGATGGAGGACGTCGGCCCCATCCTCGAACACGACCCGGCCGCGGTCGAGGTGATGGACGACGTGTTCCTCGGACTCGCCCGCGAGACGGCGGAGTTCGGCCCGGTCGTGGATCTGCTCCCGGAGGGGACCGACTCCGTGCTGCTCGTCGAGTTCTACGCCGGGGACGACGCGGAGGGGCGCGGGAAGGTCGCGGATCTGGTCGCCGACCGCGTTCCGGGAACGGAGACGGATGCGGATCCGACCGAGGGACGGGTCGAGGCCGACGCGCCGGTCCGCGCCGAGGCCGCCCTCGAAGCCCACGACGCCGACCGGCGGGCGACGTTCTGGAAGATGCGCAAGGCCGGCATGCCGATCCTCCTCAGCCGCACCTCCGACGCCAAGCACATCTCGTACATCGAGGACTGTGCGGTGCCGCCCGAGCACCTCGCGGAGTACGTCGCCGGCTTCGAGGAGATCCTCGCGGACAACGACACGTTCGCCGCCTTCTACGCCCACGCGGGGCCGGGCGTGCTCCACGTCAGGCCGCTGGTCAACACGAAGGACGTGGACGACCGCGAGACGATGTACGACATCGCGGACCGCGCGACGGATCTGGTCGTCGAGTTCGGCGGGTCGGTGTCGGGCGAGCACGGCGACGGCCGGGCGCGAACCCAGTGGAACCGGAAGCTGTACGGCGACGAGCTCTGGGAGACGTTCCGGTCGCTCAAGACCGCGTTCGACCCGGACTGGTTGTTGAACCCCGGGAACGTCTGTGGCGACGCCGACCTGACGGAGAACCTCCGGTTCGACTCGGCCTACGACTTCGACGCGGGCTTCGAACCCGAACTGAACTGGCGGAACGAGAACGGCTTCGCGGGCATGGCCGAACTCTGTCACGGCTGTGGCGGCTGTCGCGGCAAGCAGTCCACGACCGGGGGCGTGATGTGCCCGACGTTCCGCGCCGCGAACGAGGAAATCCAGTCCACGCGCGGGCGAGCGAACCTGCTCCGTCAGTCGTTCTCGGGCGACCTGCCGGGCGACCCGTTCACCGACGAGTTCCGCGAGGAGGTGCTTGACCTCTGTGTCGGCTGCAAGGGCTGTAAGGTGAACTGCCCGAGCGGGGTCGACCTGGCGAAGCTGAAGGCCGAGGTCGTCCACGAGCACCACGAGCGCGAGGGGGCGAGCCTCCGCGAGCGCCTGTTCGCCGAGGTGAACACCCTGAGCAAACTCGGCTCGGCGCTCGCGCCGGTCTCGAACTGGGCGAGCGACCTCCCCGGCGCGGACGTGGTGACCGAACACGCGCTGGGCATCGCCCGCGAGCGCGACCTCCCGACGTTCCACCGCGAGACGCTGCGCGACTGGTTCGCGTCGCGCGGCGGGCCGGCCATCCCCGAGGCCGACGCGGACCGGGTCGCCGTCCTGCTGCCCGACACGTACACGAACTACAACCACCCGGACGCGGGCAAGGCCGCCGTCCGAGCGTTGGAGGCCGCGGGCGTTCGCGTCGAACTCGCGGACGTCGAGGACACCGGTCGACCCGCGCACTCGCTCGGCTTCCTCGACCGCGCCCGCGAGCACCTGGACGAGGCGGTCGCCGACCTCGCGCCGCGGATCAGGGAGGGGCGCGACGTGGTCGTCGTGGAGCCCTCGGAGGCGGTGATGCTCCAGTCGGACATGCTGGACTTCAGGGGCGAGGTGGTCGAGGACCCGGACCCGACCGGCGACGAGGTCGTCGCCCCCGACGAGGACGCGGCGCTCGTCGCGAACAACACGTACGGCGTGATGGAGTACGTCGACGCGTTCCGGCTCGACGAGGCGATGGCGTTCGGACGGGACGGCGACGACGGCGGCGACGAGCGCGGGCGAGGCGGTGGCGCGGCCGACGAGTCGCTCACCTACCACGGCCACTGCCACCAGAAGGCGACCAAGAAGGACCACCACGCGGTGGGCGTGCTCCGGCGGGCCGGCTACGACGTCGACCCGCTGGACTCGACCTGCTGTGGCATGGCCGGCAGCTTCGGCTACGAGGCCGAACACTACTCGATGAGCAAGGCCGTCGCGGGCATCCTCTACGACCAGGTCGAGGGGAGCCGCGGCGACACCGTCGTCGCGCCCGGCGCGTCGTGTCGCTCCCAGCTAGAAGATCGGGACGGTGCCGAGGAGCCGCCACACCCGGTCGAGAAGCTCGCCGACGCGCTCGCTGACGAGTAG
- a CDS encoding LUD domain-containing protein — translation MSTETLDSFRRNAEHHHATVHETAPEDVRSTVASLIDPPAVGVAAGYDLPAGIETNPTPTELSAANTGVTVASVAIADYGTLVLEDDAAGSEPASLFPERHVAILRTDDVVPSIADALGTLGPRLREGASAILATGPSATADMGELVLGAHGPEAVDVVLVGEDADAGETAGDGDEAGGEADR, via the coding sequence ATGAGTACGGAGACGCTCGACTCGTTCCGAAGGAACGCCGAGCACCACCACGCGACCGTCCACGAAACCGCGCCGGAGGACGTCCGCTCGACGGTGGCCTCGCTTATCGACCCGCCCGCCGTCGGCGTCGCCGCCGGCTACGACCTGCCGGCGGGAATCGAGACGAACCCCACGCCGACCGAGCTGTCGGCCGCGAACACGGGCGTCACCGTCGCGAGCGTCGCCATCGCGGACTACGGGACGCTCGTCCTCGAGGACGACGCGGCCGGGAGCGAACCGGCCTCGCTGTTCCCCGAGCGACACGTCGCCATCCTCCGGACCGACGACGTCGTCCCGAGCATCGCCGATGCGCTCGGGACGCTCGGGCCGAGACTGCGCGAGGGAGCGAGCGCGATCCTCGCCACCGGCCCGAGCGCGACCGCCGACATGGGCGAACTCGTCCTGGGCGCGCACGGCCCCGAGGCCGTGGACGTGGTCCTGGTGGGAGAGGACGCGGATGCGGGCGAGACCGCCGGAGACGGGGACGAAGCCGGCGGGGAGGCCGACCGATGA
- a CDS encoding carbohydrate ABC transporter permease yields the protein MQRFFTELLRRLRRRGSSDRAGGEREPASGGNGGPDGDRVATDGGVTATRGDADGREDADGGIREWIDDRLGSDFVESSPFWLPPFLLMAFFVYGTIGWNVLISLTDFTGFGSPDYTNLDFEMYVRAANDPLVIDAAVNTLILLVAFTVVALVFGLLIAILVDRGIRFENTFRTIYLLPMSLSFVVTAQFWLWMYDLDSGIVNSVIGVVGLGPYDWIGNSDLVLWAVIFALVWQFSGYTMVVYLAALRAIPDEHFEAAKVDGASVPKMYWRVIVPQLRNATISATVVLMVFALKAFDFLYSLVGGYRPPNGADILATKMVREAYSNTNWAYGASIAVILFVMALAVVGPYLYHQYTQDNL from the coding sequence ATGCAACGATTTTTCACGGAACTACTCCGAAGGCTCCGCCGTCGCGGCAGCTCGGACCGGGCCGGCGGCGAGCGGGAGCCGGCCAGCGGCGGGAACGGCGGACCCGACGGCGACCGCGTCGCCACCGACGGCGGTGTCACGGCGACCCGCGGGGACGCCGACGGCCGCGAGGACGCGGACGGCGGAATCAGGGAGTGGATAGACGACCGACTGGGGAGCGACTTCGTCGAATCGTCCCCGTTCTGGCTCCCGCCGTTCCTCCTGATGGCGTTTTTCGTGTACGGCACCATCGGCTGGAACGTCCTCATCTCGCTCACGGACTTCACGGGGTTCGGCTCGCCCGACTACACGAACCTGGACTTCGAGATGTACGTCCGGGCGGCGAACGATCCGCTCGTCATCGACGCGGCGGTCAACACGCTGATCCTGCTCGTGGCGTTCACGGTCGTCGCGCTCGTGTTCGGGCTGCTCATCGCCATCCTCGTCGACCGTGGGATCCGGTTCGAGAACACGTTCCGCACCATCTACCTGCTGCCGATGAGCCTGTCGTTCGTCGTCACCGCCCAGTTCTGGCTGTGGATGTACGACCTCGACAGCGGGATCGTCAACTCCGTGATCGGGGTCGTCGGCCTGGGACCGTACGACTGGATCGGTAACTCCGATCTGGTCCTCTGGGCGGTCATCTTCGCGCTGGTCTGGCAGTTCAGCGGCTACACGATGGTCGTCTACCTGGCCGCGCTGCGGGCCATCCCGGACGAGCACTTCGAGGCGGCGAAGGTCGACGGCGCGAGCGTCCCGAAGATGTACTGGCGCGTCATCGTGCCACAGCTTCGGAACGCGACGATCAGCGCCACCGTCGTGTTGATGGTGTTCGCGCTGAAGGCGTTCGACTTCCTCTACTCGCTCGTCGGCGGGTATCGCCCGCCTAACGGGGCGGACATCCTCGCCACGAAGATGGTCCGGGAGGCGTACAGCAACACGAACTGGGCGTACGGCGCGTCGATCGCGGTCATCCTCTTCGTGATGGCTCTCGCGGTCGTCGGCCCGTACCTCTACCACCAGTACACGCAGGACAACCTATGA
- a CDS encoding pyridoxal phosphate-dependent aminotransferase, whose protein sequence is MFPPLPYLEWIEGRPAAARHDLASSDLRPNPSGSPPALVPGRLADLPDPDGGTTLREYVAAEYDVSPSRVVLAAGATHANFLAVATAGALAAERDDAADPTLRAVVETPGYGPLVETPRALGIRTDRFRRPLPDATLDPSRAASAIEEPGLERRFTHLTVTNRHNPTGVLASRTDLQRLATIARGNDGYLLVDEVYAPYVAESTGDRGFGGPTAAGLDGAVTVGSLTKFHGLGGLRVGWLVAPERFARRAEAVRNHVPALADPSVALARRFFSNRDAAVADARDHCAANHDLLAEFVAGRSDLSGPVPDGSSFAFLSHESADGDDVAEAAWGAGVLVVPGRFFGERGGFRVSLGGGEEASAAALSALGSVLDGF, encoded by the coding sequence ATGTTCCCGCCGCTTCCGTACCTGGAGTGGATCGAGGGCCGTCCGGCCGCCGCCCGCCACGATCTCGCGTCGAGCGACCTCCGTCCGAACCCGTCCGGGTCGCCGCCGGCGCTCGTGCCCGGGCGGCTCGCCGACCTGCCGGACCCGGACGGCGGGACGACGCTCCGCGAGTACGTCGCCGCCGAGTACGACGTGTCGCCGTCGCGGGTCGTGCTCGCGGCCGGCGCGACCCACGCGAACTTCCTCGCGGTCGCAACGGCGGGCGCGCTGGCGGCAGAGCGCGACGACGCGGCGGACCCGACGCTTCGCGCGGTCGTCGAGACCCCCGGCTACGGGCCGCTGGTCGAGACGCCGCGGGCGCTTGGCATCCGGACCGACCGCTTCCGCAGGCCGCTCCCCGACGCGACGCTCGACCCCTCGCGCGCGGCCTCCGCCATCGAGGAACCGGGCCTGGAGCGCCGGTTCACCCACCTGACGGTCACGAACCGTCACAACCCGACGGGGGTGCTGGCGAGCCGCACGGACCTCCAACGGCTCGCCACGATCGCCCGCGGGAACGACGGCTACCTCCTCGTGGACGAGGTGTACGCGCCCTACGTCGCCGAGTCGACCGGCGACCGCGGGTTCGGCGGGCCGACGGCGGCGGGACTGGACGGGGCCGTCACCGTCGGCTCGCTGACCAAGTTCCACGGCCTCGGTGGCCTCCGCGTCGGCTGGCTCGTCGCGCCCGAACGGTTCGCGCGACGGGCCGAAGCGGTTCGTAACCACGTCCCGGCGCTCGCGGACCCGAGCGTCGCGCTCGCGCGGCGGTTCTTCTCGAACCGGGACGCGGCCGTCGCCGACGCCCGGGACCACTGCGCGGCGAACCACGACCTGCTGGCGGAGTTCGTCGCCGGGCGGTCGGACCTCTCGGGCCCGGTTCCGGACGGCAGTTCCTTCGCGTTCCTCTCCCACGAGTCGGCCGACGGCGACGACGTCGCCGAGGCCGCCTGGGGGGCGGGCGTGCTGGTCGTTCCGGGCCGGTTCTTCGGCGAGCGCGGCGGCTTCCGCGTCTCGCTCGGCGGCGGTGAGGAGGCGTCCGCGGCCGCGCTCTCGGCGCTTGGATCAGTGCTCGACGGGTTCTGA
- a CDS encoding ABC transporter substrate-binding protein produces MKNTELTRRDYLKGTAGAGAAGLTGFAGCMGIGGGGNNELEVLHGWTGGDGAAAEDALVAAFEEEYPDMATNFSPIGGGGNENLDTVVANRLNSGDPPSAFAGWPGKNLTKYDGVLGNLTDVWENGMTDAHIPEAAELCQYDGEYRAMPIGSHRLNCLFYNAEVVEAAGVNPDDLNSADALLDALGTVSDETDAVPMAQAMQGAWTTLQLVGVVLLSTGGYDAYMSAVNGEGGRDAVRTAFETTREILENYINDDAASTNLTAANQKIINGEAAFIHQGNWAAGAYRNAEGFNYDEHWGHKTFPGTEGLYTFHIDSFIMPSDNPSPENTRTFMEFVGSEKAQVAFNQYKGSIPTRTGVDTSEFGPYLVETIEDFENAENLPPTIAHGLAVEPQKMTDLENVITNDFSGPYDVEAATDGFMSVVQG; encoded by the coding sequence ATGAAGAACACGGAACTCACACGACGAGACTACCTGAAAGGCACGGCGGGTGCCGGAGCCGCGGGCCTCACCGGCTTCGCGGGCTGTATGGGTATCGGCGGCGGCGGGAACAACGAACTGGAAGTCCTCCACGGCTGGACCGGCGGCGACGGGGCCGCGGCCGAGGACGCCCTCGTCGCGGCGTTCGAGGAGGAGTATCCGGACATGGCGACCAACTTCAGCCCCATCGGCGGCGGCGGGAACGAGAACCTCGACACCGTCGTCGCGAACCGGCTGAACAGCGGTGACCCGCCGAGCGCCTTCGCCGGGTGGCCCGGCAAGAACCTGACCAAGTACGACGGCGTGCTCGGCAACCTCACGGACGTGTGGGAGAACGGAATGACCGACGCCCACATTCCCGAGGCGGCCGAGCTGTGCCAGTACGACGGCGAGTACCGGGCCATGCCGATCGGCTCCCACCGGCTCAACTGCCTGTTCTACAACGCGGAAGTCGTCGAGGCCGCGGGCGTCAACCCCGACGACCTGAACTCCGCGGACGCGCTGCTCGACGCGCTCGGGACGGTGAGCGACGAGACGGACGCCGTCCCGATGGCCCAGGCGATGCAGGGCGCGTGGACGACGCTCCAGCTCGTCGGCGTCGTGCTGCTCTCGACGGGCGGGTACGACGCGTACATGAGCGCGGTTAACGGCGAGGGCGGCCGCGACGCCGTCCGGACCGCCTTCGAGACGACCCGGGAGATCCTCGAGAACTACATCAACGACGACGCCGCCTCCACGAACCTGACGGCTGCCAACCAGAAGATCATCAACGGCGAGGCCGCGTTCATCCACCAGGGTAACTGGGCCGCGGGCGCGTACCGGAACGCGGAGGGCTTCAACTACGACGAGCACTGGGGCCACAAGACGTTCCCCGGCACGGAGGGGCTCTACACGTTCCACATCGACTCGTTCATCATGCCGAGCGACAACCCGTCGCCGGAGAACACGAGGACGTTCATGGAGTTCGTCGGAAGCGAGAAGGCACAGGTCGCGTTCAACCAGTACAAGGGCTCGATCCCGACGCGGACGGGCGTCGACACGAGCGAGTTCGGCCCGTACCTCGTGGAGACCATCGAGGACTTCGAGAACGCCGAGAACCTGCCGCCGACGATCGCACACGGTCTCGCGGTCGAACCGCAGAAGATGACGGACCTGGAGAACGTCATCACGAACGACTTCTCCGGGCCCTACGACGTCGAGGCCGCCACGGACGGGTTCATGTCGGTCGTTCAGGGCTAA
- a CDS encoding DEAD/DEAH box helicase — MDDTVAWLRDRPYYEGQVAAERTLPGREAAFADLDPDSRLADVLAERGIDRLYEHQAEAVEAVRDGDDVVLATRTASGKSLAYTVPAFENALDHGGRTLYLAPQNALITDQSETLSDLAAGLGFGSPVSVDQYTGRLSDSEKRGVRDRQPTVLLSNPDMLHYALLPWAYRHWEWFFSSLELVVIDEVHRYRGVFGSQVALTMRRLNRICERYGADPGFVCCSATIGNPVEHASRVTGQPADGYTLVEADASARGPRHWLLWNPPEYEDEVADGQSGRRRSSHTEAKRLFCDLVSKGYQTLVFTRARQTAERYATDSADELRNRGHHDLAGGVEAYQAALTHEKRREIEDGLHSGEVRGVWSTNALELGVDVGGLDVVILDGYPGTRMSAFQRAGRAGRGEDPALVVMVGGEDQLDQYVMGNADEFFAGEPERAMVDPENDELLPGHVACAAAENWLSPADEEHFGEEFPDLVGDLEAIGTLERRTTADGVRWTHAGDESPQHSMSLRTIDEREIDLLDARSNEQVASLSFSDALRDAHPGAIYHHQGQSYEVADLDLERDVARLQPTWADYYTRVLTDKDVTVEADRRSTALEARPDTPLRFADVTVTEQITGFERRDGSTGETLGTQLLDLPETMLRTTALYYTVPDDVESDMRSIGGEAGFNGGIHAAEHGMISLMPLSLLCDRGDVGGLSTPYHGHTGRSTVFIYDGYPGGVGLTRAAYGFADDLMARTARLVAGCDCADGCPACVQSPHCGNANEPLSKPEAVTLLNALAGTDEPVP; from the coding sequence GTGGACGACACCGTCGCGTGGCTCCGCGACCGCCCGTACTACGAGGGTCAGGTCGCCGCCGAACGCACCCTCCCCGGCCGCGAGGCCGCGTTCGCCGACCTCGATCCGGACTCCCGGCTCGCCGACGTGCTCGCCGAGCGCGGCATCGACCGCCTCTACGAGCACCAGGCCGAGGCCGTCGAAGCGGTCCGGGACGGCGACGACGTGGTGCTGGCGACGCGAACGGCCAGCGGGAAATCGCTCGCCTACACCGTGCCCGCGTTCGAGAACGCGCTGGACCACGGCGGCCGGACGCTGTATCTCGCCCCCCAGAACGCGCTCATCACCGATCAGTCCGAGACGCTCTCGGACCTCGCGGCCGGCCTCGGCTTCGGGTCCCCAGTCTCGGTCGACCAGTACACCGGCCGGCTCTCGGATTCCGAGAAGCGCGGCGTCCGGGACCGGCAGCCGACGGTGCTTCTCTCGAACCCGGATATGCTTCACTACGCGCTGCTCCCGTGGGCGTACAGGCACTGGGAGTGGTTCTTCTCCTCGCTCGAACTCGTCGTCATCGACGAGGTCCACCGCTACCGCGGCGTGTTCGGCTCCCAGGTCGCGCTGACGATGCGCCGGCTGAACCGGATCTGCGAGCGCTACGGCGCCGACCCGGGGTTCGTCTGCTGTTCGGCGACGATCGGCAACCCGGTCGAGCACGCGAGCCGGGTCACCGGCCAACCGGCGGACGGCTACACGCTGGTCGAGGCGGACGCCTCGGCGCGGGGGCCCCGCCACTGGCTGCTCTGGAACCCGCCGGAGTACGAGGACGAGGTCGCGGACGGCCAGTCCGGCCGGCGGCGCTCCAGCCACACCGAGGCGAAGCGGCTGTTCTGTGACCTCGTCTCGAAGGGCTACCAGACGCTCGTCTTCACGCGCGCGAGACAGACCGCGGAGCGCTACGCGACCGATTCGGCCGACGAACTCCGGAACCGGGGACACCACGACCTCGCCGGCGGCGTGGAAGCGTACCAGGCTGCGCTCACCCACGAGAAGCGTCGGGAGATCGAGGACGGCCTGCATTCGGGCGAGGTCCGCGGCGTCTGGTCGACGAACGCCCTGGAGCTCGGCGTCGACGTCGGCGGCCTGGACGTCGTCATCCTCGACGGCTACCCCGGCACGCGGATGTCGGCGTTCCAGCGGGCCGGCAGGGCGGGCCGCGGCGAGGACCCCGCGCTCGTGGTCATGGTCGGCGGCGAGGACCAGCTCGACCAGTACGTCATGGGAAACGCGGACGAGTTCTTCGCGGGCGAGCCAGAACGAGCGATGGTCGACCCCGAGAACGACGAACTGCTTCCCGGCCACGTCGCCTGCGCGGCCGCCGAGAACTGGCTCTCGCCGGCCGACGAGGAGCACTTCGGCGAGGAGTTCCCCGACCTGGTGGGCGATCTGGAGGCCATCGGGACCCTGGAGCGTCGAACCACCGCGGACGGCGTCCGCTGGACCCACGCCGGCGACGAGAGCCCGCAGCACTCGATGAGCCTCCGGACCATCGACGAGCGCGAGATCGACCTGCTGGACGCCCGGTCGAACGAGCAGGTCGCCTCGCTCTCGTTCTCGGACGCGCTCCGTGACGCCCACCCGGGCGCGATCTATCACCACCAGGGCCAGTCCTACGAGGTCGCGGACCTCGACCTGGAGCGGGACGTCGCCCGCCTCCAGCCGACCTGGGCCGACTACTACACCCGCGTGCTGACCGACAAGGACGTGACGGTGGAGGCCGACCGGCGCTCGACGGCGCTGGAGGCGCGTCCGGACACGCCGCTCCGGTTCGCGGACGTGACCGTCACCGAGCAGATCACCGGGTTCGAGCGGCGCGACGGCTCCACCGGCGAGACGCTCGGCACCCAGCTGCTCGACCTCCCGGAGACGATGCTCCGGACGACGGCGCTCTACTACACCGTCCCCGACGACGTCGAGTCCGACATGCGTTCGATCGGCGGCGAGGCGGGGTTCAACGGCGGCATCCACGCCGCCGAACACGGCATGATCTCGCTCATGCCGCTCTCGCTGCTCTGTGACCGGGGCGACGTCGGCGGCCTCTCGACGCCGTATCACGGTCACACCGGTCGATCGACGGTGTTCATCTACGACGGCTACCCGGGCGGCGTGGGTCTCACGCGTGCCGCCTACGGCTTCGCGGACGACCTGATGGCCCGGACGGCCCGGCTCGTCGCCGGCTGTGACTGTGCGGACGGCTGTCCGGCCTGCGTCCAGTCGCCCCACTGTGGCAACGCGAACGAACCGCTGTCGAAACCGGAGGCCGTGACGCTGTTGAACGCGCTCGCCGGGACGGACGAGCCGGTCCCCTGA